Proteins from a single region of Bdellovibrio bacteriovorus HD100:
- a CDS encoding CsbD family protein, whose amino-acid sequence MNKDIFQGKIKEISGELRKKWGALTDDDIQKTKGNMEALSGLVQQKIGLSKEEASKQLSEFMTDIDKKFTSTGESASDKVNSKIDAIKNKLSH is encoded by the coding sequence ATGAACAAAGATATCTTCCAAGGTAAAATCAAGGAAATATCCGGCGAGCTTCGCAAAAAATGGGGTGCCCTCACCGACGATGACATCCAGAAAACCAAAGGCAACATGGAGGCCCTCAGCGGTTTGGTTCAGCAAAAAATCGGACTTTCCAAAGAAGAAGCGTCAAAACAGCTTTCCGAATTCATGACAGACATTGATAAGAAATTCACCAGCACCGGCGAGTCCGCCAGTGACAAAGTGAATTCAAAAATCGATGCCATCAAAAACAAGCTGTCTCACTAG